A single window of Syntrophus aciditrophicus SB DNA harbors:
- a CDS encoding NAD(P)/FAD-dependent oxidoreductase: MKKYDVIVVGAGAAGLIAAARAAELGARVFLLEKMERAGRKLSITGKGRCNITNDAPVSAFIDHIYPNGRFLRHAFSEFFVQDIINLLARYGVETVVERGGRIFPASNRAADVVNALLQWVISSKVEIRYQCKIEKLLVSDQTITGVEAVCSGRKMIFNADAVILCTGGCSYPATGSNGEGYKLVGPLGHIIEPVMPALVPIETEGSLAGRMQGLSLKNVKALVWVNGKKLKEEFGEMLFTHFGLSGPIILTLSRFIVDELRKGKKVELTVDLKPALDEQKLDARLQRDLNENGKKHLDNMFKDWLPAKMIPVFIDLLQLNPDKECHQVTSKERRKILLLMKDMRFRVTGHRSFKEAIITAGGIRTREINPKTMESKIIKNLYFAGELIDLDADTGGYNLQIAWSTAWLAASSCLSEKVLERHI, encoded by the coding sequence ATGAAGAAATATGATGTTATCGTTGTTGGAGCCGGAGCGGCTGGTTTAATTGCTGCCGCCAGAGCTGCGGAGCTTGGAGCCCGTGTTTTTTTACTTGAAAAGATGGAGAGAGCCGGGCGTAAGTTGTCGATCACCGGTAAAGGTCGCTGCAACATCACAAACGATGCCCCTGTTTCCGCATTTATCGATCATATTTACCCCAACGGGCGCTTCCTTAGGCATGCATTTTCTGAATTCTTTGTACAGGATATTATCAATTTACTTGCCAGGTATGGCGTAGAAACCGTTGTCGAACGTGGTGGAAGAATTTTCCCTGCCAGCAACAGGGCCGCTGATGTTGTGAATGCCCTGCTGCAATGGGTGATCAGCTCAAAAGTTGAAATACGATACCAGTGTAAAATTGAAAAACTTCTTGTTTCCGATCAGACCATTACGGGAGTCGAAGCGGTCTGCAGCGGAAGAAAGATGATCTTTAATGCCGATGCGGTCATTCTGTGCACCGGCGGGTGTTCCTACCCAGCTACGGGATCAAACGGTGAAGGGTACAAGCTTGTCGGGCCGCTGGGACATATCATCGAACCTGTAATGCCGGCGCTGGTGCCCATTGAAACAGAAGGCAGTCTGGCCGGGCGTATGCAGGGATTGAGTCTGAAAAATGTTAAAGCCCTGGTTTGGGTGAACGGCAAAAAGTTAAAAGAAGAATTCGGAGAAATGCTCTTTACCCATTTTGGTTTGTCCGGCCCGATTATCCTTACCCTCAGCCGGTTTATAGTAGATGAATTGAGAAAAGGAAAAAAGGTGGAATTGACAGTGGATCTGAAGCCCGCATTGGATGAGCAGAAGCTTGATGCCCGGCTGCAGCGTGATTTGAATGAGAATGGGAAGAAGCACCTTGATAATATGTTTAAAGACTGGCTGCCGGCGAAAATGATCCCGGTGTTCATTGATCTTCTGCAATTAAACCCGGATAAAGAATGCCACCAGGTGACATCGAAGGAACGGCGAAAGATTCTCCTGCTGATGAAAGATATGCGCTTTAGAGTTACCGGTCATCGTTCATTTAAGGAAGCCATCATTACCGCCGGTGGGATAAGAACAAGAGAAATAAATCCCAAAACCATGGAATCGAAAATCATCAAGAACCTTTATTTTGCCGGTGAACTGATAGACCTGGACGCGGATACCGGTGGATATAACCTTCAAATTGCATGGTCTACCGCCTGGCTGGCGGCTTCATCATG
- a CDS encoding uracil-xanthine permease family protein encodes MKFKYGLDERPPFLKTVLYGIQWFAVTIPIIIVIGKITGALHFISIGDQMAYLQRLVFVMAAALLAQLMLGHRMPLIVGPSSILLIGIIAAAGHHPDTIYTSILLGGLILAIVSVTGLFGRLKTLFSPRVVAAVLILIAFTLAPTIVNLITSSTARTGPLSHIVFSLLMVLVLFAAHRFLSGIWKSTLIIWAMIAGSLIWFMIFPETFRMDHIAHAEPVSCFFRNMAFRLSFESGVMISFLFCFLALFVNDLGSIQSMNELLKPADGSGRINRGILITGLSNILSGFFGVIGPVNFSLSPGIIIATGCASRVAMLPSAALLFLMSFSPAVIGFIVSVPSIVIGTVLIYILSSQIAAGLMVVFDSIREFQITDGLVIGLPLMLATVITFLPVDFLYGLPPALQPVLGNGFVVGITAALVMDHWIFRN; translated from the coding sequence ATGAAATTTAAGTATGGTCTTGATGAACGGCCTCCATTTTTGAAAACTGTTCTCTATGGAATTCAGTGGTTTGCCGTAACCATCCCCATAATTATCGTCATCGGTAAGATCACGGGAGCGTTACATTTCATCTCCATCGGCGACCAGATGGCCTATCTGCAAAGGCTGGTGTTCGTCATGGCGGCTGCTTTACTGGCGCAGCTTATGTTGGGACACCGGATGCCACTGATTGTAGGACCCTCGTCAATACTTCTTATCGGAATCATCGCTGCTGCGGGACATCATCCTGACACGATTTATACATCGATTCTCCTTGGAGGGCTCATTCTTGCAATTGTGAGTGTGACCGGCCTTTTCGGTCGCCTCAAAACACTTTTCAGCCCCCGAGTGGTCGCCGCTGTCCTTATCCTGATCGCCTTCACGCTGGCGCCGACCATTGTGAACCTGATTACATCCAGCACAGCCAGAACGGGGCCCCTTTCTCATATCGTTTTTTCTCTGCTCATGGTATTGGTCCTGTTTGCCGCCCATCGATTTCTTTCCGGCATCTGGAAATCCACCCTGATCATCTGGGCCATGATTGCGGGAAGTCTCATCTGGTTCATGATATTTCCGGAAACCTTCAGGATGGACCATATCGCGCATGCCGAGCCGGTATCCTGTTTCTTCAGGAACATGGCTTTCCGGCTGTCTTTTGAAAGCGGAGTAATGATCTCATTTCTGTTCTGCTTTCTGGCTTTATTCGTAAATGACCTGGGCTCCATCCAGTCCATGAATGAACTGTTGAAACCCGCGGATGGGAGCGGGCGGATCAACCGCGGTATTCTCATCACCGGACTGTCTAATATCTTGTCTGGATTTTTTGGGGTGATCGGACCGGTGAATTTTTCTCTCAGTCCGGGCATTATCATCGCCACCGGCTGTGCATCCCGGGTTGCGATGTTGCCATCCGCTGCTCTGCTTTTTTTGATGTCATTTTCTCCAGCCGTAATTGGCTTTATTGTCAGTGTCCCTTCCATTGTCATCGGAACGGTTCTGATCTATATCCTTTCATCACAGATAGCCGCGGGATTGATGGTGGTATTTGATTCGATCAGGGAATTTCAGATCACGGACGGGTTGGTCATTGGATTGCCGTTAATGCTGGCGACAGTTATCACCTTTCTTCCGGTGGATTTTCTTTATGGTCTTCCGCCGGCCTTACAGCCTGTCCTTGGGAATGGTTTCGTGGTCGGGATTACAGCTGCGCTTGTGATGGATCATTGGATATTCAGGAATTAG
- a CDS encoding formate dehydrogenase accessory protein FdhE produces MASMTEALKTIEQYKSDNPHYSEMLDILTEMLNLREQYSAPAGSSIFQVDENLIPRKVAKGEPLIDFSSDQFDAALPKSYFLRLLDIAAEQSPDKVQEMTDRLYDGELDFEKMIRQIFVPISEEEFPEEDDDNFFDLVKFFLRESLRPELEKIAHKYGDKISELGWSEGYCPICGKEPKIGKIKAGDARRYLFCSHCGFEWNYRRVKCPFCGNEEQQTLAYFTIEGDERCRVDVCNVCKRYIKIIDLRGSEQEANLDVEDMVTLHLDILAHEEGYR; encoded by the coding sequence ATGGCAAGCATGACAGAGGCGTTGAAAACAATTGAACAGTACAAGTCCGACAACCCGCATTACAGTGAAATGCTGGATATACTGACGGAGATGCTCAACCTGCGGGAGCAGTACAGTGCGCCAGCGGGCAGCTCAATCTTTCAGGTGGATGAAAACCTGATTCCCCGAAAAGTGGCCAAGGGAGAGCCCCTCATCGATTTCAGTTCAGATCAATTCGACGCGGCCCTGCCGAAGAGCTACTTTTTGCGGCTGCTGGATATCGCGGCGGAGCAGTCGCCTGACAAAGTGCAGGAAATGACGGATCGGCTCTACGACGGAGAGTTGGATTTTGAAAAGATGATTCGCCAAATTTTCGTTCCCATCTCTGAAGAAGAGTTCCCCGAAGAAGATGATGACAACTTTTTTGATCTCGTGAAATTTTTCCTGAGGGAAAGCCTGAGGCCGGAACTGGAGAAAATCGCCCATAAATATGGCGATAAAATATCCGAATTGGGCTGGTCTGAAGGTTACTGCCCCATCTGCGGAAAAGAGCCGAAAATCGGAAAGATCAAGGCCGGTGACGCGCGTCGTTATCTTTTTTGCAGCCACTGCGGTTTCGAGTGGAACTATCGCAGGGTGAAATGCCCATTCTGCGGCAATGAAGAACAGCAGACCCTTGCCTACTTCACGATTGAAGGGGACGAACGATGCCGTGTGGACGTATGCAACGTCTGCAAGCGCTACATCAAGATCATCGACTTGAGGGGTTCGGAACAGGAAGCCAATCTCGATGTAGAAGACATGGTCACACTTCATCTGGACATCCTGGCCCACGAGGAAGGATACCGGTAG
- a CDS encoding Slp family lipoprotein: protein MKYSFIPALLFLVLLAACAPFPQKLLREAEPAVSLSDVQKAPDRYNGKVVIWGGVILETINRKSETVLKVMQTELDFQKRPRNVDKSSGRFMVRYEGFLDPYIYSKGREITLVGVIIGKEEQEIGEIRYVYPVVDSRDVRLWEKSQEIRYRDPWFWGSPYGWGYPYPWWPGPPYWW, encoded by the coding sequence ATGAAATATTCATTTATTCCTGCCCTTCTGTTTCTTGTTTTGCTTGCGGCTTGCGCACCCTTTCCGCAGAAGCTTCTCAGGGAGGCGGAGCCTGCCGTTTCACTGTCCGATGTTCAGAAGGCCCCCGATCGTTATAATGGGAAAGTGGTCATCTGGGGCGGCGTCATTCTCGAGACCATAAACCGAAAAAGCGAGACAGTACTCAAGGTCATGCAGACGGAGCTCGATTTTCAGAAGCGGCCCAGGAACGTGGACAAGTCTTCAGGCCGTTTCATGGTGCGCTATGAGGGGTTTCTTGATCCGTACATTTACAGCAAAGGGCGTGAAATAACACTTGTAGGCGTAATTATCGGAAAGGAGGAGCAGGAGATCGGGGAAATCCGCTATGTCTATCCGGTTGTCGATTCCCGGGATGTCCGCCTGTGGGAGAAGAGTCAGGAGATTCGCTACCGCGACCCCTGGTTCTGGGGCTCACCATACGGATGGGGATATCCCTACCCATGGTGGCCTGGACCCCCGTACTGGTGGTGA
- a CDS encoding Slp family lipoprotein, with translation MIRVISIVSRFFFCLFCFLLIEGCASVISPAIMDRVDRNITFRELQGHPERFAGKVVLLGGEIVTTTVKKEESWVEVVQKPLDWNKRPEDTDLSHGRFLIRFQGFLDPAIYARGRKITVAGEVQGGKVLPLGEIGYGYPVILPQEHHIWAPDDIYTGPRFGIGIGVGGVIR, from the coding sequence ATGATTCGCGTTATATCCATCGTGAGCAGGTTTTTTTTCTGTCTGTTCTGTTTTCTTCTCATAGAGGGGTGTGCCTCCGTGATTTCCCCGGCAATCATGGACAGAGTGGACCGGAATATTACCTTCCGGGAGCTTCAGGGGCATCCGGAACGCTTTGCGGGAAAGGTGGTTTTGCTTGGAGGGGAGATTGTGACGACGACCGTGAAGAAAGAGGAAAGCTGGGTTGAGGTCGTCCAGAAGCCTCTCGACTGGAATAAAAGGCCCGAGGATACGGATCTCAGCCATGGACGCTTTCTGATCCGGTTCCAGGGTTTCCTGGACCCGGCGATCTATGCCAGGGGAAGAAAGATTACCGTTGCCGGTGAGGTCCAGGGGGGAAAGGTTCTTCCCCTCGGGGAGATTGGGTACGGCTATCCCGTTATCCTTCCGCAAGAGCACCACATCTGGGCCCCGGATGACATCTACACCGGACCCCGGTTCGGTATCGGTATTGGCGTGGGGGGAGTGATCCGATGA
- a CDS encoding cell division inhibitor produces MIRCTMAPYLEAQGHTVIRLVRDKSKSGAFWDPRHGVIELPPDADIGAVINLSGENFADGRWPADKKERIRPSRIEGTLLSARTVAELNPRPKAFLSSSGIPLDSQHRPFIY; encoded by the coding sequence GTGATCAGGTGCACGATGGCGCCGTATCTCGAAGCTCAAGGGCATACGGTCATCAGACTGGTCCGGGATAAGTCGAAGTCCGGGGCTTTCTGGGATCCGCGGCACGGCGTCATTGAACTGCCTCCCGACGCAGACATCGGCGCCGTGATCAATCTGTCCGGTGAAAACTTCGCCGACGGGCGATGGCCAGCGGATAAGAAGGAAAGGATACGGCCCAGCCGTATTGAAGGAACCCTGCTTTCAGCCCGGACGGTTGCCGAACTAAACCCTCGTCCAAAGGCCTTCCTTTCATCTTCCGGAATCCCCCTTGACTCACAACATCGTCCTTTCATATACTAA
- a CDS encoding histone deacetylase family protein has protein sequence MKKTGVVKDERYMNHLTGPGHPESPRRLEVIYDMLEDRDMQGRFQDVPAREARMDELHLIHLPDYVNRVASTARMEYSCLDPDTDTSPGSYKAALLAAGGLCEAISMVASGKLDNAFALVRPPGHHAEADRSKGFCLFNNVAIGARYAQTALHLQRILIIDWDLHHGNGTQHSFETDPSILYFSTHQYPYFPGTGACDEVGRRTGLGFTVNVPLSRGYGDGEYAAIFEKILKSIAPEFSPDLILVSAGFDIYGGDPLGGMRVSPKGFAGLTRLIVDIAVSCCSGKVVLTLEGGYDLTGLRDSVKAVLKELAGLSHTDYADMALQANQAAVDRALKPVLQVNRNYWKGLTP, from the coding sequence ATGAAGAAGACGGGCGTTGTTAAAGACGAAAGGTATATGAATCATCTTACCGGACCGGGACACCCGGAAAGTCCGCGGCGGCTTGAAGTCATCTATGACATGCTCGAAGACCGTGATATGCAGGGACGCTTTCAGGACGTACCGGCCAGGGAGGCCAGGATGGATGAGCTTCATCTCATCCATTTGCCGGATTATGTGAACAGAGTCGCATCAACCGCAAGGATGGAATACAGCTGTCTGGATCCGGACACGGACACTTCTCCCGGATCCTATAAAGCGGCTCTGCTGGCCGCCGGAGGGCTATGCGAGGCCATCTCCATGGTGGCGTCCGGAAAACTGGACAATGCTTTTGCACTGGTGCGACCACCGGGTCATCATGCCGAGGCCGACAGGAGCAAAGGGTTCTGCCTGTTCAACAATGTGGCCATTGGCGCCCGATATGCCCAGACAGCACTTCATCTCCAGCGGATACTGATCATTGACTGGGATCTTCATCACGGAAACGGCACCCAGCATTCTTTTGAAACGGATCCATCCATCCTCTATTTTTCAACCCACCAATACCCTTATTTTCCGGGAACCGGGGCCTGTGATGAAGTGGGAAGGCGGACGGGCCTCGGATTTACGGTAAATGTACCACTGAGCAGAGGATACGGTGACGGAGAATATGCGGCCATTTTCGAGAAGATTCTTAAATCCATCGCACCGGAATTCAGCCCCGATCTGATCCTGGTATCCGCCGGCTTTGATATCTACGGAGGAGATCCGCTGGGCGGAATGAGGGTTTCCCCGAAGGGATTTGCCGGGCTGACCCGTTTAATCGTGGATATCGCCGTATCCTGCTGCAGCGGCAAGGTCGTCCTGACCCTTGAAGGAGGTTATGATCTGACCGGTCTGAGAGACAGTGTAAAGGCTGTTCTGAAGGAACTGGCCGGACTGTCACACACAGATTATGCCGATATGGCGTTGCAGGCCAACCAGGCGGCCGTCGACAGGGCATTGAAACCTGTTCTTCAGGTGAACAGAAATTACTGGAAGGGCCTGACACCTTGA
- a CDS encoding transglutaminaseTgpA domain-containing protein, giving the protein MKNRFLRVESILKGLSYGIVATGILSVGGYTGIPYTGGCVLLFLAGLYGDFRTARFPPRIFLNILALAAMIFAIVRVRTDDVVIPVIELLMLLTVVKLLEEKKVRDYLQIFGLSVFLLAGSALLSLDMIFLLYLVVYIFLMGAGAILLSYYAESPDLVLEGRVIMKLVSHGLILPLVVLPLTTVLFFLLPRTGHPLFETFQRKGIGTSGFSDHVGLGQVSAIQEDNTVVFRVRTKPLTEEKLYWRGIVLDHFDGKSWHSFQKAQKSPSFPPALQGQRISYTLYLEPHGMDSLFTADKPVNLILRGAVRGPGLTYKTSRPLNRRLRYEGVSVLSEFLPEEEIDRAVWLQLPGDLPQIRTLVTELIRGADQQEAVQRIYRFLKVGSYRYSLRDLPVSPHPLEDFLLKRRYGNCEYFASAMAVMLRTAGIPARLIGGYRSGYYSQTGGYYIVLQKNAHVWVEAYLNEKEWVRFDPTPPYQESGSVNEAGFFFRMGMTLDFLRYYWNMAVIGYDMQRQFHLFETLQTGLKNLDLFKWPAIRDPVKTGWSNRLTFLTLAGLILVIMGYALLRRNRPREDVLISQFLARMKKLGYLRGPSQGLLEFVREVSDEELRKKAGCFVNAFHRRYYRDRRFSRRDAVLLRRLIREIRKSPGN; this is encoded by the coding sequence ATGAAGAACCGATTTCTCAGAGTTGAATCGATTCTCAAGGGGCTTTCTTATGGAATTGTGGCCACAGGAATTCTTTCCGTTGGCGGTTATACCGGGATTCCGTACACAGGAGGCTGTGTCCTGCTCTTCCTGGCCGGCCTTTACGGGGATTTTCGGACGGCTCGCTTTCCGCCGCGGATCTTTCTGAATATTCTTGCCCTGGCGGCGATGATTTTTGCCATAGTCCGGGTTCGCACCGACGATGTCGTCATCCCCGTCATCGAACTGCTGATGCTCCTGACCGTCGTCAAACTCCTGGAGGAGAAGAAGGTCCGGGATTACCTGCAAATTTTCGGACTGTCGGTTTTTCTGCTGGCTGGATCGGCACTTCTCAGCCTGGACATGATCTTCCTGCTGTACTTAGTCGTTTATATCTTTCTCATGGGCGCCGGCGCAATCCTCCTTTCTTATTACGCGGAATCGCCGGATCTTGTCCTGGAAGGACGGGTGATTATGAAACTGGTTTCCCATGGGTTGATTCTTCCTCTCGTCGTCCTTCCCCTCACCACGGTTCTTTTTTTCCTCCTGCCCCGCACTGGTCACCCGCTTTTTGAAACCTTTCAGCGCAAGGGGATCGGAACCTCCGGATTTTCCGATCATGTGGGCCTTGGCCAAGTGTCAGCCATCCAGGAGGATAATACGGTCGTCTTCCGAGTCCGTACGAAACCGCTGACTGAGGAAAAACTGTACTGGAGAGGAATTGTTCTGGATCATTTTGATGGGAAATCATGGCACAGCTTCCAAAAAGCGCAGAAATCCCCCTCTTTTCCACCTGCCCTTCAGGGTCAGAGGATATCCTATACCCTTTATCTGGAACCCCACGGGATGGATTCCCTTTTTACAGCGGATAAGCCGGTGAACCTGATCCTGCGTGGAGCCGTCAGGGGACCCGGCTTGACCTATAAGACAAGCAGGCCTCTGAACCGCCGTCTCAGATACGAAGGCGTATCGGTCCTTTCGGAATTTCTGCCGGAGGAAGAGATCGACCGGGCAGTCTGGCTGCAGCTTCCAGGCGACCTTCCCCAGATCCGAACTCTGGTGACGGAGCTGATCCGAGGGGCGGATCAACAGGAGGCGGTGCAGAGGATCTACCGGTTCCTTAAGGTGGGCTCCTATCGTTATTCCCTCCGAGACCTTCCTGTATCACCCCATCCCCTCGAGGATTTTTTACTGAAGCGTCGGTATGGGAACTGTGAATATTTCGCCTCGGCCATGGCGGTCATGCTGAGAACCGCCGGCATTCCGGCAAGGCTGATCGGGGGATATCGAAGCGGTTATTATTCGCAAACGGGCGGCTACTACATCGTACTTCAGAAAAATGCCCATGTCTGGGTGGAGGCCTATCTGAATGAGAAGGAGTGGGTGCGTTTCGATCCTACCCCGCCTTATCAGGAATCAGGGAGTGTGAACGAGGCAGGCTTCTTTTTCCGGATGGGGATGACTCTGGATTTCCTTCGTTATTACTGGAATATGGCGGTTATCGGCTATGACATGCAGAGGCAGTTTCATCTTTTTGAAACGTTGCAGACCGGGTTAAAAAATCTGGATTTATTTAAATGGCCGGCGATAAGAGACCCGGTAAAGACAGGCTGGTCGAACCGATTGACGTTTCTGACGCTTGCGGGACTGATTCTTGTTATCATGGGGTATGCGCTCCTGCGGAGGAACAGGCCGCGAGAAGATGTTCTGATCAGTCAGTTTCTCGCAAGGATGAAAAAACTCGGTTATCTCAGGGGACCGTCGCAGGGGCTTCTTGAGTTTGTTCGAGAGGTATCGGATGAGGAGCTGCGGAAGAAGGCCGGCTGTTTTGTGAACGCTTTTCACCGCCGTTATTACCGGGACAGACGTTTTTCCCGGCGGGATGCCGTTCTCCTGCGCCGCCTGATCCGGGAAATCAGAAAATCCCCAGGGAATTAA
- a CDS encoding DUF58 domain-containing protein, with protein MIRIKRAGWAYITLTLLIGIAAINTGNNLIYLIEAALLSFLAVSGFLGRINLSGLKLEIVFPDEIYARKAIPVQVILFNPRRRIPAFLLRVTIEEQVLLYPFVACREKAVQSMDLSFDRRGMHILRNLKISSIFPLNLIVRQRTPSDNFSCIVFPQPVKASPGSWPADFRLEGDSWNQDQKGDDPEVLSIRNYQRGDALRTISWKATARTGTLKTRERKAPSRPPLILDVHRLDLPGLELKLSCATFLLIAALRRNVPVGLRLGNLIRKPGTGRHHKLRLLRDLAEVSYEEPISQS; from the coding sequence ATGATCCGGATAAAGCGGGCGGGATGGGCTTACATTACGTTGACGCTCCTGATCGGAATCGCGGCGATCAACACCGGCAATAATCTGATTTATCTGATCGAAGCCGCTTTGCTCAGTTTCCTGGCCGTTTCGGGTTTTCTGGGCCGGATCAACCTGTCGGGACTCAAACTGGAAATCGTCTTTCCCGATGAAATCTATGCCCGTAAAGCCATTCCGGTTCAGGTGATCCTGTTCAATCCGAGACGGCGAATTCCCGCCTTTCTGCTGCGGGTGACGATCGAGGAGCAAGTTCTGCTTTATCCCTTTGTTGCCTGCCGGGAAAAGGCTGTCCAATCCATGGATCTGTCCTTTGACCGCCGGGGGATGCATATTTTACGCAACCTCAAGATCAGTTCCATATTTCCCCTGAATCTGATTGTCCGCCAGCGAACGCCGAGCGATAACTTTTCCTGCATCGTCTTTCCCCAACCTGTGAAAGCTTCCCCCGGCAGCTGGCCGGCGGATTTCCGGTTGGAGGGGGACAGCTGGAATCAGGATCAGAAAGGGGATGATCCGGAGGTCCTGTCCATCCGGAATTATCAGCGGGGGGACGCCCTGCGGACAATTTCCTGGAAGGCCACCGCCCGCACCGGGACGCTGAAAACCCGAGAGAGGAAAGCGCCGTCCCGCCCGCCGCTGATTCTTGATGTCCATCGTTTGGACCTCCCCGGCCTGGAGCTGAAACTGTCCTGCGCGACGTTTCTGCTGATTGCCGCACTGAGAAGGAATGTCCCTGTGGGACTGCGCTTGGGAAACCTGATCCGAAAGCCGGGCACCGGCCGTCATCACAAGCTGAGATTGCTCCGGGATCTGGCGGAAGTGAGCTATGAAGAACCGATTTCTCAGAGTTGA
- a CDS encoding AAA family ATPase translates to MMKISIGYPSSREEKEILKLGSARRSFADITALLSRDEVLDTQEQIPRKVYVSDRILEYILDLVRATREDPRIRVGISTRGGLALTSAARTLAFFYGRDFVLPEDVRELAPHVLSHRILLMEDEESLDRRALIQSLIDRVRLPA, encoded by the coding sequence ATGATGAAGATCAGCATCGGTTATCCCTCCAGCCGGGAAGAAAAAGAAATCCTGAAGCTCGGGAGCGCCCGGCGCAGTTTTGCCGATATAACGGCTCTTCTCTCCCGGGATGAGGTTTTGGATACTCAGGAGCAAATTCCCCGGAAGGTTTACGTCTCCGACCGGATTCTGGAATACATCCTGGACCTGGTCAGGGCAACGCGGGAGGATCCTCGTATCCGGGTGGGGATTTCTACGCGCGGGGGACTGGCTTTGACCTCGGCGGCCAGGACCCTGGCATTTTTTTATGGGCGGGATTTTGTGCTTCCGGAAGACGTCCGGGAATTGGCCCCCCATGTACTGTCCCACCGAATCCTGCTCATGGAAGATGAGGAGTCGCTGGACAGACGAGCTTTGATTCAGTCGCTGATTGACAGAGTGAGGCTCCCGGCATGA
- a CDS encoding AAA family ATPase — translation MKFRYGRINEILDYLSRYLSGKDTVLKLALVTCFSRGHLLLEDLPGTGKTTLALALARIMGLSFGRIQCTSDLLPADITGLSVYNQKSGEFEFHPGPVFNHIVLVDEINRATPKTQSALLEAMGEKQTTIEGRTYPLLSRFLSSRRRTPSNITGPFPCRNPRWTGS, via the coding sequence ATGAAATTCCGGTACGGCAGGATCAACGAAATTCTTGACTATCTTTCCCGTTATCTGTCCGGCAAGGATACGGTCCTGAAACTTGCCCTGGTGACCTGTTTTTCCCGGGGGCATCTTCTGCTTGAAGATCTGCCGGGAACCGGAAAGACGACGCTCGCGCTGGCGCTTGCCCGGATCATGGGGTTGAGCTTCGGGCGGATTCAATGCACGAGCGACCTTCTGCCTGCCGATATTACCGGTTTGTCTGTTTACAATCAGAAAAGCGGAGAATTCGAGTTTCATCCGGGGCCGGTTTTCAATCATATCGTTCTGGTCGATGAAATCAACAGGGCCACGCCGAAAACACAAAGCGCTCTGCTGGAAGCCATGGGAGAAAAGCAGACGACCATCGAGGGCAGAACCTATCCCCTCCTCAGCCGTTTTTTGTCGTCGCGACGCAGAACCCCGTCGAACATTACGGGACCTTTCCCCTGCCGGAATCCCAGATGGACCGGTTCATGA
- a CDS encoding ABC transporter ATP-binding protein encodes MTTPVIRVVDLWKIYGEETDGSMALRGANMEIARGEVLALLGRSGSGKTTLLNLLAGLDRPSRGYIEVEGRNLQSLGEKGRTLLRRTRIGFIFQFFNLIPTLSAFENVYLALELAGKTTPAQAFEALESVGLKGKEKRYPHELSGGEQQRVAIARAIVKAPALILADEPTGNLDTATGLQILELLSSRCRDLETSLLMVTHTSMACRFADRVLRMVDGVVIPEDDGEAREIRNEKIESGFPAEKPRHHR; translated from the coding sequence GTGACAACCCCTGTAATTCGCGTCGTCGATTTATGGAAAATCTATGGAGAGGAAACGGACGGTTCCATGGCACTCCGCGGCGCAAACATGGAAATAGCGCGCGGCGAAGTTCTCGCCCTGCTGGGCAGAAGCGGATCCGGCAAAACGACCCTGCTGAATCTCCTTGCCGGCCTCGATCGACCCAGCCGCGGTTATATTGAAGTGGAAGGCAGGAATCTTCAAAGCCTGGGAGAAAAAGGCCGGACTTTGCTGCGCCGGACCCGCATAGGCTTTATATTCCAGTTTTTTAATCTCATCCCTACCCTGTCAGCCTTTGAAAATGTTTACCTGGCCCTCGAACTGGCGGGAAAAACAACGCCGGCACAGGCATTCGAGGCTCTGGAAAGCGTGGGTTTGAAAGGCAAGGAAAAGCGCTATCCTCACGAGCTGTCCGGCGGGGAACAGCAGCGGGTCGCCATCGCCCGGGCCATCGTCAAGGCACCCGCCCTGATCCTGGCGGATGAGCCGACAGGAAACCTTGACACCGCCACCGGCCTTCAGATTCTCGAACTTCTTTCGTCTCGATGCCGGGACCTGGAAACATCGCTTTTAATGGTAACCCACACATCCATGGCCTGCCGGTTCGCGGACCGTGTTCTGCGCATGGTTGACGGTGTGGTCATACCTGAGGACGATGGTGAAGCGCGGGAAATCCGGAACGAGAAAATCGAGTCCGGCTTCCCGGCAGAGAAGCCACGTCATCATCGATAA